Genomic window (Candidatus Diapherotrites archaeon):
ATTTCAAGTGAATTAAAGACTTTGGATGGGGTATCAGAAGTAAAATTCTCTTCCCCCAATAACTTCGATGTGAAATGCGATCTTTCAAAGACTTCAAAGGAACAGATTTTGTCCCTTGACGTATTCAAGACTTATCCTGCCACCATTATTGAAGAAAAATAATAAGCTATAAATAATAAAACAGCAGCTAATGATATGATGAAGAAAGTAATTCCTATTTCAGGCATGCACTGCGCTTCCTGCGCTCAAAACATAGAGTCAAGGCTCAAGAAATTAAAGGGGGTGAATTCTGCCAGCGTGAATTTCGCCACAGAGAAAGCAACAGTAGAATTCAATGAAGGCATTACAAGCCAAGAAGAAATAAACAAGGTGATTGAAGAATTGGGCTACAAGCCCATAAGGCAGGAGCCACAGCCTGTTGCAGTGCAGGGAGCCAGCAAGTTAAGGCTCAAAGTAATTGGAATGGACAACCAGCACTGCATTGGCACAGTAAGCAATTCCCTAAAGATTAGGGGCGTTCTGTCCAAAGAACTCTCACAGAACGAGAGGGCAGTAATAAGATATGACCCTAAAATAATCAGCCCTGAAAAAATAAAGAAGGCAATAAAGGACGCAGGCTATGAGCCAATACAAGAAAAAGAAACAGAAGCAGAAGAAGAACTTTTTGACAGGGAGAAAGAGGCAAGAAAAAAAGAAATCAATTTACTGAAGAACTTGTTCCTGCTTTCCTTAATTCTTTCAATTCCAATATTCATCCTCTCCTTTCCTGAATGGTTTAATGTAATTATTCCATACCAGAATATTGTTCTGTTGATTCTTGCAACCCCAGTGCAATTCATTGTTGGCTGGAGATTCTACAAAGGCGCTTTCTCTGCATTAAAGGCAAGGACTGCAAGCATGGACACATTAATAGCAGTAGGAACTTCAGCAGCATACATTTACAGCGCACTCGCAATTCTTCTCCCTTACTTTGGAGATTATATTTACTTTGACACCTCTTCAGTAATAATCACTTTTATTATTTTAGGGAAATGGTTTGAGGCAATAACAAAAGGCCGAGCTTCAGAGGCAATAAAAAAATTGGTTGGCCTTCAACCAAAAATTGCGACAGTAATCAGGAACGGCAAGGAGTTGCAGATTGCAATCAGGGAGGTTGAAGTAGGAGACATTGTGTTAGTTAAGCCTGGCCAGAAAATTCCAGTGGACGGAATTGTAATTGAAGGATTTTCTTCAGTGGACGAATCAATGGTCACAGGGGAAAGCATTCCAGTAGAAAAAAATAAGGGAGACACAGTAATAGGGGCAACAATAAACAAGCATGGAAGCTTCAAGTTCAAGGCAACAAAAGTCGGCAAGGACACAGTTCTGAGCCAGATAATTAAATTAGTGGAAGAAGCCCAAGGAAGCAAGGCTCCAATCCAAAGGCTTGCAGACAAGGTCTCCTCAATCTTTGTTCCAGCAGTAATAATAATTGCAATAATTTCCTTTCTCTTATGGTTTCTTGTTTTCTCCCAGACATTTGTTTTCTCTTTAAGCATCTTTATTGCAGTCCTCATAATCGCCTGCCCGTGCGCCTTAGGCCTTGCGACTCCAACAGCAATAATGGTAGGAACAGGAAAGGCAGCAGAGAATGGAATCCTGATCAAGACTGCTGAGGCATTAGAGAACGCAAAAAGGATTACAACAATTGTATTCGACAAGACAGGCACTCTCACAAAAGGAAGCCCAAGCGTCACAGACATTATCCCAACAGGAAAAATTGAAAGGAAAGAGCTCTTAAGTTATGCTGCAATTGCAGAGAAGAATTCAGAACATCCACTCGCAGAAGCAATTATCTCAAAGGCAAAAGAAGAAAAAATAAAAGTTCCTGAAGCGCAATCATTCCAAGCAATCCCAGGCCACGGAATAATTGCAAAATACAGCAAGAAAGAAATTTTGTTTGGAAACAGGAACTTAATGAAAAAATACAGGATTAATTTCTCGGGCTCAGAAGAAAAAATAATAGCATTAGAGAACGAAGGAAAGACTGTAATGTTTCTTGCATTAAACAAAAAAATTATCGGGCTCATAGCTGTAGCTGACACCCTGAAAGAATTCTCAAAAGAAACTGTCCGGAAACTGCATGAAATGGGAAAAGAGGTAATAATGATTACAGGAGACAATAAAAGGACAGCAAACGCAATAGCAAAGCAATTAGGGCTTAATGATGTCCTTGCTGAAGTCCTGCCTCAGGAGAAAGAGAAAGAGATAGCAAAACTGCAGAAGAAAGGAAGGATTGTTGCAATGATAGGAGACGGAATAAATGATGCTCCTGCCCTCGCAAAGGCAGACATTGGAATTGCAATAGGCGCAGGAACAGATGTTGCACTAGAAACAGGCCAGATTGTCCTGATAAAAAATGATTTAAGGGATGTCATTACAGCAATAGACTTAAGCAATTACACACTCAAGAAAATAAAACAGAACCTCTTCTGGGCTTTCTTCTATAATTCAATTGGCATTCCAGTTGCTGCAGGCGCATTGTATGCTTTTGGCATTCTTCTTAATCCAATGATTGCCGGGGCTGCAATGGCTTTTTCTTCTGTTTCAGTTGTCTCAAACTCTCTTCTAATGAAAAGATATAAAAAAATTAAAATATAATTAATTAACAGGAGGCGATAAAAAAATGGAGCAAAATAAATTATTAGTTCTGCCGAAATTGAATTACGGCTTCAAGGACTTGGAGCCTTACATTTCAGAACAGCAATTGAAAATTCATTACGAGAAACACCACCAAGCTTATGTCAATGCAGCAAACGCAGTATTCGAGAAACTAGATAAAGCAAGAAAGGAAGGCACAGACCTGGACATGAAGGCCACACTCAAAGAGCTTTCATTCAACATTGGAGGGCACTTGCTGCACTCATTATTCTGGGGGAATCTTACACCAGTGGGAAAAGGAGGAGAAAAACCAACAGGCACATTGGCTGAAGCAATAGAGAAGGAATTCGGAAGCTTTGAGAGATTCAAGAAGGAATTCACTCAGGCAGCATCTTCAGTTGAAGGCTCAGGCTGGGCGGCACTCTCTTACCACAAGCAAACCCAAAGGCCAATAATAATGCAGATAGAAAAGCATAACGTGAACGTGATTCCGTCATTCAAAATTTTATTGGTCTTGGACGTCTTCGAGCACGCCTATTACTTAGACTACAAGAATGAAAGGCCGAAATTCATTGAAGCCTTCTGGAACATAGTGAACTGGAATGAAGCCAACAAGAGAATGGAAGAGCTGAAGAAATAAAAAGAGAGACCAAAATGATTAAAGGCTGGAAGAACATTAGAGATTTAATTGAATACCCGAGGGAAGGCATTCTGAGCAAGGAGTTAATTAAAGGAAAGAAGATTGATTTAACCTTATTCTGCATGGCTAAAGGCTCTCGAATTTCAGAGCACACCTCCGCAAGAGAAGGCTTTGTTTTCGTGCTTGAAGGCAAAGGTTCATTCAAGCTCAAAGCAAAAAATATTTCAATGCTTCCGGGCGTTCTGATTTTTCTTCCAAAGAATGCGGCCCACGCGCTCAAAGCCAGAGAGAATACTTCATTCTTTCTTTCGTTGTATGGAGAAAAGTGATGGAATATGCCTGAACAAAAATATCCTGAGCCAGTGGTTGGAGCGTTTATCTTTAATCCGCAGGGAAAAGTTTTCCTGATGAAATCTTTTAAGTGGAAAGGCGATTACACATTTCCAGGAGGCCACATAAAATCAGGGGAAAAACTTGAAGATGCAGTAAAGCGCGAAGTAAAAGAGGAAACAGGATTGAATGTTTATAACATTAAATTCGTTCGTTTTTGAGAATACATTTTCGAAAAGCACTTTTATAAGAAAAAGCATTTCATATTCTTTCATTTCTCATGCAAGACAAAATCCAGAAAAGTAAAATTAAGCCCTGAAGGCCAAGAACATGTTTGGATTTCATTGAAAGATTCATTGAAGCTTAATCTTACACCTCCTGCAAGGCAAACTATCAAGGAATACCTTCTGAAGAAAAAATTCAAAAGGCAATAAAATGAATTCGCCTGAAATACTGAAAAAATTAAGGTCTTTGGGCAACCCCAAGAATGTTGAGGGAATGGCTCGCTTTGGAATCAACCCAAAGAATACTTATGGTGTAACAATTCCTGATTTAAGAAAGCTGGCTAAAGAAATTGGAAGAAACCATGAATTGGCTCAAGAGCTCTGGGATTCAGGGATTCACGAAGCAAGGATTCTTGCTTCAATGATTGAAGAAAAAGAAAAACTAACAGAAAAGCAGATGGATTCTTGGGTGAAAGCATTTGATTCCTGGGATGTCTGCGACCAAGTTTGCATGAACCTCTTCGACAAAACAGAATTTGCGTTTAACAAGGCAGTCGAATGGAGTTCAAGAAAAGAGGAGTTCATAAAAAGAGCAGGATTTGCTTTAATGGCCTGCATGGCAGTGCATTGCAAACAATTAAATGATGAACACTTCATTAAATTTCTGCCATTAATCAAAAAACAGTCAACAGATGAAAGGAATTATGTAAAGAAGGCAGTCAGCTGGGCTTTAAGGCAGATAGGCAAAAGAAACAAGAAACTAAACAAGGAGGCAATAAATACTGCAAAGGAAATTCTTAAAATCAATTCCAAGAGCGCCAAATGGATTGCTTCTGATGCAATAAAAGAGTTGACTGGAAAGGCAGTGCAAAAAAGGTTGAGGTGAAGTAAATGGGATTTTTCGGTTCAGGAAAAAAAGAAGAGCAAAAAGATGAAGCAGGAGAACAAGAAGGAAAATACTCTGAAACATGCTCTCTGTGCGGAGGCACAGGAACAGACAAGAAGTGGGCAGGAAAATACTGGCACAAACGTTGTTATAGGTCTGCTAGGAAAGCCAGTAAAAAATTTATATAATTTTTTTAAATTATTTTTTTTGATTTATTTCCCTAATTCAATCTTTTTTATTACTT
Coding sequences:
- a CDS encoding copper-translocating P-type ATPase, whose product is MKKVIPISGMHCASCAQNIESRLKKLKGVNSASVNFATEKATVEFNEGITSQEEINKVIEELGYKPIRQEPQPVAVQGASKLRLKVIGMDNQHCIGTVSNSLKIRGVLSKELSQNERAVIRYDPKIISPEKIKKAIKDAGYEPIQEKETEAEEELFDREKEARKKEINLLKNLFLLSLILSIPIFILSFPEWFNVIIPYQNIVLLILATPVQFIVGWRFYKGAFSALKARTASMDTLIAVGTSAAYIYSALAILLPYFGDYIYFDTSSVIITFIILGKWFEAITKGRASEAIKKLVGLQPKIATVIRNGKELQIAIREVEVGDIVLVKPGQKIPVDGIVIEGFSSVDESMVTGESIPVEKNKGDTVIGATINKHGSFKFKATKVGKDTVLSQIIKLVEEAQGSKAPIQRLADKVSSIFVPAVIIIAIISFLLWFLVFSQTFVFSLSIFIAVLIIACPCALGLATPTAIMVGTGKAAENGILIKTAEALENAKRITTIVFDKTGTLTKGSPSVTDIIPTGKIERKELLSYAAIAEKNSEHPLAEAIISKAKEEKIKVPEAQSFQAIPGHGIIAKYSKKEILFGNRNLMKKYRINFSGSEEKIIALENEGKTVMFLALNKKIIGLIAVADTLKEFSKETVRKLHEMGKEVIMITGDNKRTANAIAKQLGLNDVLAEVLPQEKEKEIAKLQKKGRIVAMIGDGINDAPALAKADIGIAIGAGTDVALETGQIVLIKNDLRDVITAIDLSNYTLKKIKQNLFWAFFYNSIGIPVAAGALYAFGILLNPMIAGAAMAFSSVSVVSNSLLMKRYKKIKI
- a CDS encoding superoxide dismutase; protein product: MEQNKLLVLPKLNYGFKDLEPYISEQQLKIHYEKHHQAYVNAANAVFEKLDKARKEGTDLDMKATLKELSFNIGGHLLHSLFWGNLTPVGKGGEKPTGTLAEAIEKEFGSFERFKKEFTQAASSVEGSGWAALSYHKQTQRPIIMQIEKHNVNVIPSFKILLVLDVFEHAYYLDYKNERPKFIEAFWNIVNWNEANKRMEELKK
- a CDS encoding cupin domain-containing protein — protein: MIKGWKNIRDLIEYPREGILSKELIKGKKIDLTLFCMAKGSRISEHTSAREGFVFVLEGKGSFKLKAKNISMLPGVLIFLPKNAAHALKARENTSFFLSLYGEK
- a CDS encoding NUDIX domain-containing protein is translated as MPEQKYPEPVVGAFIFNPQGKVFLMKSFKWKGDYTFPGGHIKSGEKLEDAVKREVKEETGLNVYNIKFVRF
- a CDS encoding DNA alkylation repair protein, which produces MNSPEILKKLRSLGNPKNVEGMARFGINPKNTYGVTIPDLRKLAKEIGRNHELAQELWDSGIHEARILASMIEEKEKLTEKQMDSWVKAFDSWDVCDQVCMNLFDKTEFAFNKAVEWSSRKEEFIKRAGFALMACMAVHCKQLNDEHFIKFLPLIKKQSTDERNYVKKAVSWALRQIGKRNKKLNKEAINTAKEILKINSKSAKWIASDAIKELTGKAVQKRLR